Part of the Halorhabdus utahensis DSM 12940 genome, CACATGGACGAACCGTCGTCGCTGTTCTCGCGGGAACAGCTCGCTGCACTCCGGTCCCGATAGCGACGCCTGGTGGGGCCGGTCGACGCTTACTCGAGCTGTTCGACGAGGCTCTCGACGTCCGTCCGATCGAACGCGGGGATCGGTCCGGGTGTCGTGCGTGTCAGCGTCGCTGCGGCGACCGCGTGTGAGAGTGCCGCGTCCGGTCGATCACCGGCGAGCAGTTGGGCGACGAACGCGCCACTGAAGGCGTCGTGCTGGCCGGCAGCGTCGACCGTCTCGGCTTCGACACTCTCGATCTCGTGGACGACGCTGTCGTCGATGACGAGTGCTCCATGTTCGCCACGAGTCATTGCGAGCAGATCGATATCCCACTTGGAGGCGACGCCGTGAGCTGCTTCCCGGGGATCACCTGTCCGTCCGAACACCGTTCGCAACTGGTTTTCGTTGGCGATCAGGACATCAACGTGTTCGAGCATGGGGGTCAGCGTCTCGCGGGCGTCTTCGGCGTCCCAGAGGCGCGGGCGATAATCGAGTTCGAACACTGACAGTCCGTTGTCGCTCCCACTGGCCCTGAGGACGGCGGCGACCGTCTCGGCTGCCGTCTCCGAGAGGGCTGCCGAACTCCCGGCGACGAAGACGCCATCGGCCGCCTCGACGTCGTCCATCGGGATGTCCGCGGGCGTCATCGAACCGGCCGTCGCCCCGTCGCGGTCGTGGATGATAACCGGCTCTCTCGGCGGGACGCCGGGCTGGCGGAATTCGAGTCCGACCCGGCCGCTTTCCGTCCAGGCCACGTCGGTCTCGACGCCGTATTCCCTGAGTTCGCTGACGACCCGTTTGCCCAGTTGCGTCGACGGGAGTTTCGACGCCCAGGTCGCGTCCGCACCCAGGGCAGCCGCCGCAATCGCCACGTTACTTTCCGTTCCCGTTGCCGTCAGCTGGACGGTCTCACTGCCGACAAATCTGCGGTTCCCCGGCGGACTCAGCCTGAGCGGCGTTTCCCCGACCGTGATGAGAGAAGGCATAACGCATTCATCTGCGGCAACATGCTTAATTGATACGGTCGAGCAACGGCCCATCCACAGACTCAATCGAGTCGTCTCGTCGTATGGCCGGGATAGTCCCGCTCGAAGCGCTCGGCCAGTTCGTCGGCGTCGATCTCGACGACGACTGGGCGGCCGTGCGGACACGCATAGGGGTTCTCACACGCCTCGAGCCGTTCGAGCAAGTCGACGATCGACCCCTCTGTCAGCGACGTGTTCCCGGTGATCGACGGATAGCAAGCGAGGTCGGCAAGCACCGCCTCGGCCGCCGCCTCGACGGTCGCCCCCGGATCGCTGTCGCTATCGACGAACGACGAGAGCACGTCCCGAAGGAGCTCGGGATCGGCAGTCTCGGCGACCAGCGACGGCACGGTCGTGACTGCAACGGTCCGGTCGTCGACCCGTTCGGCACTGAACCCGAGTCGCGCGAGCGCCGCCTGGAAGTCCTCGAACAGCGAGGATTCCCTGGCCGTGAGATCGATCTCGACCGGCTGGGCCAGCGCCTGCGTCGTCGTCTCACCCGCGAAGGCGTCCCGGAGACGCTCGTAGTTGATTCGTTCGTCAGCCGCGTGCTGATCTATCAAGACGAGTCCGGTATCCGTCTCGGCGACGACGTACGTCTCCTGGAACTGCCCGAGAACCCGCATCGACGGCAACGAGTCGAACGTCTGCTCGAGCGGCTCCTCGCCACTCTCCAGGCGGGTCTGGGAACCGGCATCGACCACCGCCGTCTCGGCATCACCAGCCCCACGCCGTTCGGGCTCGCCGGATCCTTGAGACGTGCCCTCACCGTGGCCGGCGGACGCCGGTGATCCCGTCTCTGCCGGAGGGGCCGCGCTGTCCGGTTCGGTTCCGTGCTGTGTGCGCCCCGTCCGGCGTTCCGGCTCCGTATCGGTTTCAGCCTGATTGGGCGCTTTCGTGAACCCATGCTCACTTTCGGTCCGCTGGCTCGCATCCGATTTGCTCGCCGCTGGAGTCGGTTCGGCTGACTGGTCGCTACCCGAAGGTCTCGACGCATCGTTGGTCCCTTTGGCGATCGATGGCTCACTTTCGGACTCCTCCCGACTACTCTCTGACGTACTCACGCCACTGTCGGGTGTGGTCGCCGTCGGATCGATCTCGGTCTGTTCGGGCGCAGACTGGCCGCGGGGGGCCCCGGAGCGGATCAGTCCGTTTTCCAGCAGTGTCTCCTCGACGGCGGCCCGGACCTGCTCTCGGAGTCCAGCCTCGTCAGCGAACCGGACTTCCATCTTCCGGGGGTGGACGTTGACGTCGACCGTCCCCGCGGGCAATGAAAGGTCAAGCACGGCGAATGGATACCGATCCGGGGACAGCTGGTTGCCGTAGGCTTCGACGATGGCGTTGCGCGCGGCGCTCGATCGGACGTACCGGCCGTTGACGAACGTCGCTACGTACTCGCGATCCGCCCGATTGGTCTCGGGATGGCTCACCAGCCCGTCGATGGCGTCGAGTGGTCCCGCCGGCAACTCCCGGGCGTCGACGTCGATCATCGACTCCGCCACCTCACGCCCGTAGACGGCCATTACCGTCTCGCGAAGCGAGTCACCGCCCGTCGTCGCGAAGGTCTCCCTGCCGTCGTGTTCGAGTGCCACCGCGACAGCCGGATTGGCCAGCGCGTAGTTACGCACCACCGTGTTGACGTGGTCGAACTCGGTCGCGTCCCGGCTGAGATACTTCCGGCGGGCCGGCACGTTGTAAAAGAG contains:
- a CDS encoding sugar kinase, with amino-acid sequence MPSLITVGETPLRLSPPGNRRFVGSETVQLTATGTESNVAIAAAALGADATWASKLPSTQLGKRVVSELREYGVETDVAWTESGRVGLEFRQPGVPPREPVIIHDRDGATAGSMTPADIPMDDVEAADGVFVAGSSAALSETAAETVAAVLRASGSDNGLSVFELDYRPRLWDAEDARETLTPMLEHVDVLIANENQLRTVFGRTGDPREAAHGVASKWDIDLLAMTRGEHGALVIDDSVVHEIESVEAETVDAAGQHDAFSGAFVAQLLAGDRPDAALSHAVAAATLTRTTPGPIPAFDRTDVESLVEQLE
- the mutL gene encoding DNA mismatch repair endonuclease MutL, coding for MDEIRELDQTTIERIAAGEVVERPASVVKELLENSLDADASRVRVAVEAGGTESIRVSDDGVGMTEGDARAAVREHTTSKIRDISDLESGVGTLGFRGEALHAISAVSRMTITTRPRGGDRGTRLRVEGGEVTTVEAAGCPEGTTVEIADLFYNVPARRKYLSRDATEFDHVNTVVRNYALANPAVAVALEHDGRETFATTGGDSLRETVMAVYGREVAESMIDVDARELPAGPLDAIDGLVSHPETNRADREYVATFVNGRYVRSSAARNAIVEAYGNQLSPDRYPFAVLDLSLPAGTVDVNVHPRKMEVRFADEAGLREQVRAAVEETLLENGLIRSGAPRGQSAPEQTEIDPTATTPDSGVSTSESSREESESEPSIAKGTNDASRPSGSDQSAEPTPAASKSDASQRTESEHGFTKAPNQAETDTEPERRTGRTQHGTEPDSAAPPAETGSPASAGHGEGTSQGSGEPERRGAGDAETAVVDAGSQTRLESGEEPLEQTFDSLPSMRVLGQFQETYVVAETDTGLVLIDQHAADERINYERLRDAFAGETTTQALAQPVEIDLTARESSLFEDFQAALARLGFSAERVDDRTVAVTTVPSLVAETADPELLRDVLSSFVDSDSDPGATVEAAAEAVLADLACYPSITGNTSLTEGSIVDLLERLEACENPYACPHGRPVVVEIDADELAERFERDYPGHTTRRLD